The Streptomyces pratensis genomic interval ATCCCGTCGGGGCTGGCCGACGACGTCACCCGGGTCGGCGGCACACTCGTCGCCGGCTCCGGTGCAGGGTCCGCCGGTCTCGACCCGCTGGCGGACCTCATCCTGGCCCAGCGGCTGGCCGTCCGGCTCGCCGAGGCGCGGGGTTACGACCCCGACCGCCCGCGCAACCTGACCCGTTCGGTGATCCTCGAGGGCCACCATGCGTGACAAGGCCGACGGGAACGACTGCGTCATCGCGCTGGATGTGGGCGGGACCAGCATGAAAGGTGCGCTGCTCGGCCGCGACCTGAAGGCCCTGCGGACCGTGCGCGGGGCGACACCCCGCCGGGCGGGTCCTGACGCGGTGATCGCCGAGATCTGCGCCGTTCTGCGTGACCTCGACAGGGATGCCGCCACGCGCGGGCTGCGAGTCCAGGGTGCGGGGGTGGTGGTCCCGGGCATCGTCGACGAGGAGACCGGGACAGCCGTCTACTCGGCCAACCTCGGCTGGCGTGACCTGCCGCTCGCGGCCCTCCTCGAAGGTACCTCGGGCCTCCCCGTCGCATTGGGGCACGACGTGCGGGCAGGCGGAGTCGCCGAATGCCGCCTCGGGGCAGCCCGGGGAGCACAAGATGTCTGGTTCGTTCCCATCGGTACCGGTATCTCTGCGGCCGTCTTCTGTGACGGGCGCCCGGTCCGTGCCCACGGCTACGCGGGCGAGCTCGGCCATGTCGTCGTCGAGCCCGGTGGGGAACCGTGTGCGTGCGGTGCCCGGGGCTGCCTGGAGACCGCTGCTTCGGCCGCGGCCATCAGCTCGGCGTACAGCGCACGCTCCGGGCGCCGGGTCGAGGGCGCCGCCGCGGTTGCGGCGAGGCTCGCGCAGGGCGATCCCGACGCCCGTGCGGTGTGGGACCGGGCAGTCGAGGCCCTGGCCACAGCACTGGCGACGGCCACGACACTGTTCGCCCCCGAGGTCGTCGTGCTCGGCGGCGGGCTCGCCGAGGCCGGTGGTCCTCTGTTGGACCCGCTGCGCGCCTCCCTCGCCCGGCGGCTGACGTTCCAGCGGCGGCCCGAGCTGGTCCTCGCCGCGCTCGGGGACATGGCGGGATGCCTGGGCGCCGGCCTCGCCGCATGGCATGCCGCGGACGGCGCGGGATCGCCTCAGCGACTTCCGGAGACGCCGTGGGCGGCGACCTCATGATCCTCACCGTCACTCTCAACGCCGCTCTGGACGTCACCTACCCCGTCGACGCCCTCGTTCCGGGCGGCTCGCACCGCGTCAGCGAGTCGTTCTCGCGAGCGGGAGGCAAGGGCGTCAACGTCGCACGAGTCCTGTCCGCGCTGGGAATCCCTGCCGTCGTGACCGGCCTCGTGGGCGGTCCGACCGGCCGGGCGATACGCGATGACCTACGCGCGGCGCAGCTGCCCGACGAGCTGGTGTCCATGGCGGGCGACTCGCGTCGCACGGTGACGGTGGTGTGCGGCGAGGCCGGCGATGCCACCGTCTTCAACCAGTCCGGGCCCCATGTCGACAAGGAGTCCTGGGCGGACTTCGCCGCACGGTTCGCGCAGCTGGTACGCGACGCCCAGGTGGTCGTCCTTTCCGGCAGCCTTCCTCCCGGGGTTCCCTCGGACGCGTACGGACGACTCACCCG includes:
- a CDS encoding ROK family protein, with translation MRDKADGNDCVIALDVGGTSMKGALLGRDLKALRTVRGATPRRAGPDAVIAEICAVLRDLDRDAATRGLRVQGAGVVVPGIVDEETGTAVYSANLGWRDLPLAALLEGTSGLPVALGHDVRAGGVAECRLGAARGAQDVWFVPIGTGISAAVFCDGRPVRAHGYAGELGHVVVEPGGEPCACGARGCLETAASAAAISSAYSARSGRRVEGAAAVAARLAQGDPDARAVWDRAVEALATALATATTLFAPEVVVLGGGLAEAGGPLLDPLRASLARRLTFQRRPELVLAALGDMAGCLGAGLAAWHAADGAGSPQRLPETPWAATS